One window of the Acidiphilium multivorum AIU301 genome contains the following:
- a CDS encoding ABC transporter substrate-binding protein, translating into MRRLAGQVALGACLAATAATVPARAAGGHYGGTLKLVASSAAGTLDPQVNYTLRYWQIFPMLYDGLVSFERAGGTAAFHIVPDLATAMPKISDGGKTYVFTLRKGVKFSNGAPVTLTDVRASFIRLFKVLNPNAGTWYDVIVGGRHCASAPTTCTLPGVVIDQAKDTVTFHLRHPDAEFLDQLAVPFGAILPASTPDKDMGTIPIPGTGAYMISKYDPSSKLVMVRNPYFHQWSRLAQPKGYPDRIVYRFGLTPNAQVTAVANDQYDWMYNPIPLDRLGEVATKYKSRLYLHSLLALWYATMNTRMKPFDNKDARLAVNYAIDRADLVKLFGGPAVATATCEILPPGMPGYKPFCPFTEHPGTTWTAPDMKKAMAYMKKSGMAGQKVTIITQNSDPSRAIGIYLQSVLDRLGFKAKVKGISSNIQFTYIQNSNNHVQMAVTTWYQDYPAPSDFLNVLLSCKSFHPGSDNSINISEFCDKSIDTEMAVAETMSIAHPKKADVMWTKIDREMTDQAPVAPLFTPKHVDFVSSRLHHFVFSGQTYFIPDLAWIK; encoded by the coding sequence ATGCGGCGGTTGGCTGGGCAGGTGGCGCTGGGCGCCTGCCTTGCGGCGACGGCGGCAACGGTGCCGGCGCGGGCGGCTGGTGGGCATTATGGCGGCACGTTGAAGCTGGTCGCTTCGTCGGCGGCGGGGACGCTCGATCCGCAGGTCAACTATACGCTACGCTACTGGCAGATCTTCCCGATGCTCTATGACGGGCTGGTCTCGTTCGAGAGGGCCGGCGGCACCGCCGCCTTCCACATCGTCCCCGATCTCGCGACCGCGATGCCGAAGATTTCCGATGGCGGGAAGACCTATGTGTTCACCCTGCGTAAGGGGGTGAAATTCTCCAACGGCGCGCCGGTGACGCTGACGGATGTGCGGGCGAGCTTCATCCGCCTGTTTAAGGTGCTCAATCCGAATGCCGGAACATGGTATGACGTGATCGTCGGTGGGCGGCACTGCGCCAGCGCGCCCACCACCTGCACGCTGCCGGGGGTTGTGATTGATCAGGCGAAGGATACGGTGACTTTTCACCTGCGTCACCCCGATGCGGAGTTTCTTGACCAGCTGGCGGTGCCGTTCGGCGCGATCCTGCCGGCAAGCACGCCGGACAAGGACATGGGGACGATTCCGATTCCCGGCACCGGGGCCTACATGATCTCGAAATACGATCCGAGCAGCAAACTGGTGATGGTGCGCAACCCGTATTTTCACCAGTGGAGCCGGCTCGCGCAGCCGAAAGGCTATCCCGACCGGATCGTCTACCGATTCGGGCTGACGCCAAACGCGCAGGTGACGGCGGTTGCCAACGATCAGTATGACTGGATGTATAATCCGATCCCGCTCGACAGGCTCGGCGAGGTCGCCACGAAGTATAAATCGCGGCTTTATCTGCACAGTCTGCTCGCACTCTGGTATGCGACGATGAATACGCGGATGAAGCCGTTCGACAACAAGGATGCCCGGCTCGCGGTGAATTACGCGATCGACCGCGCCGATCTGGTGAAACTGTTCGGCGGACCGGCGGTCGCGACCGCGACCTGCGAGATCCTGCCGCCGGGGATGCCAGGCTACAAGCCCTTCTGTCCATTCACCGAACATCCGGGCACCACGTGGACTGCGCCCGACATGAAGAAGGCGATGGCCTACATGAAAAAGTCGGGCATGGCGGGGCAGAAGGTGACGATCATCACCCAGAACAGCGACCCGAGCCGGGCGATCGGAATCTATCTGCAGAGCGTGCTCGACCGGCTGGGCTTCAAGGCGAAGGTGAAGGGCATATCGTCGAACATCCAGTTCACCTACATCCAGAACTCGAACAATCATGTCCAGATGGCGGTGACCACCTGGTATCAGGATTACCCGGCCCCGTCGGACTTCCTCAATGTGCTGCTGTCGTGCAAGTCGTTCCATCCCGGATCGGACAACTCGATCAATATTTCCGAGTTCTGTGACAAGTCGATCGATACCGAGATGGCGGTGGCGGAAACGATGTCGATCGCGCATCCGAAGAAGGCGGATGTGATGTGGACGAAGATCGACCGGGAAATGACCGATCAGGCGCCGGTCGCCCCGCTGTTCACGCCCAAGCATGTCGATTTCGTCTCGAGCCGGCTGCACCATTTCGTCTTCAGCGGCCAGACCTATTTCATCCCCGATCTGGCCTGGATCAAGTGA
- a CDS encoding type II toxin-antitoxin system RelE family toxin codes for MAWKIELDPAADRELDKIDKQTARRILAFLHDRVAALDNPRSIGEALKGSKLGDFWKYRVGNWRIIASIEDGALRILIVRIGNRREVYKR; via the coding sequence ATGGCCTGGAAGATTGAGCTCGATCCTGCTGCCGATCGTGAACTTGATAAAATCGACAAGCAAACCGCTCGCCGCATTCTCGCCTTTCTCCATGACCGGGTTGCTGCGCTAGACAATCCACGCAGCATTGGCGAAGCCCTTAAAGGTTCCAAGCTGGGGGATTTCTGGAAGTACCGCGTAGGCAACTGGCGAATTATCGCCAGCATCGAGGACGGCGCTTTGCGTATCCTCATTGTCAGAATCGGCAACCGACGCGAAGTTTATAAGCGCTGA
- the relB gene encoding type II toxin-antitoxin system RelB family antitoxin produces the protein MLAVRLPPEIESRLDALAQATGRAKSFYVREAIMEHLDDLEDLYLAEQRLIDLRAGKTKTVPLEDVMKRYGLED, from the coding sequence GTGCTGGCTGTCCGCCTTCCCCCTGAAATCGAGAGCCGCCTTGATGCGTTGGCCCAGGCTACAGGCCGAGCCAAGAGCTTTTACGTCCGTGAAGCGATCATGGAGCATTTAGACGACCTCGAAGATTTATATCTTGCGGAACAACGCCTGATTGACTTGCGGGCTGGCAAAACCAAGACCGTTCCGCTCGAAGATGTAATGAAGCGGTATGGCCTGGAAGATTGA
- a CDS encoding type II toxin-antitoxin system VapC family toxin, whose translation MTPNRRMLDTNTVSHLIRQHPAVTRRVVEMPMATLCISVITEGELLFGLARRPKATALHQVVKELLRRIDVLAWDSSTAGIYGTLRAGLTATGRTMGPLDLLIAAHAIATGSVLVTNDQAFRMIDGLAVDDWTMPSPA comes from the coding sequence ATGACACCAAACCGGCGGATGCTGGACACTAACACGGTAAGTCATCTGATCAGGCAGCATCCCGCGGTCACCCGGCGCGTGGTCGAAATGCCCATGGCCACCTTGTGCATCTCCGTGATCACCGAAGGCGAGTTGCTGTTTGGCCTGGCTAGACGGCCGAAGGCAACCGCACTGCATCAGGTAGTCAAGGAATTGCTGCGACGGATCGATGTCCTGGCCTGGGATAGCTCCACGGCAGGAATTTACGGCACCCTCCGCGCCGGTCTGACGGCTACCGGCAGGACCATGGGGCCGCTCGATCTGCTGATCGCTGCCCACGCCATCGCCACAGGATCCGTCCTGGTGACCAACGATCAGGCGTTCCGCATGATCGACGGGCTGGCGGTCGACGATTGGACGATGCCGTCTCCCGCATGA
- a CDS encoding antitoxin, with protein MSQIAKLFNNGRSQAVRLPAAYRFEGAEVFIRRDPDSGDVILSRRPADWEGFFAILRNTKVPADFLDRSERNQGVQERDPFAGWPE; from the coding sequence ATGAGCCAGATCGCCAAACTCTTTAATAACGGCAGAAGCCAGGCCGTCCGCCTGCCCGCGGCCTATCGCTTCGAGGGCGCCGAGGTCTTCATCCGCCGCGATCCCGATAGCGGTGACGTCATCCTGTCCCGACGACCAGCGGATTGGGAAGGGTTTTTCGCTATTCTCCGTAACACAAAAGTGCCGGCTGATTTTCTTGATCGGTCAGAGCGGAACCAGGGCGTTCAAGAGCGCGATCCCTTCGCCGGCTGGCCGGAATGA
- a CDS encoding P-loop NTPase, which produces MSRIIYVGGNKGGVGKSMVAIALADHLRHTRNLPVFLVETDTANPDAAKCLGTEINATLAADTRTEAGWQTMLNAIEQHQDKTCVINAGARDNDAMRRYGDYLHRGAEALAIPLAIAWVINDERDSLLALRDFMEGYPGRVDVIGNRFFDEAGSFAVYRDSRIRAEIEARGGTLRPFPILPRPLATAIKTDRRSPAAILAQAPLFERIALEKWRTDCAEAFAPLLEAQPLTTARA; this is translated from the coding sequence ATGAGCCGCATCATCTATGTCGGCGGCAACAAGGGCGGCGTCGGCAAGTCCATGGTCGCTATCGCCCTCGCCGATCATCTCCGCCACACCCGCAATCTCCCCGTCTTCCTGGTCGAGACCGATACCGCCAACCCCGACGCCGCCAAATGTCTCGGCACCGAAATCAACGCCACCCTCGCCGCCGATACCCGCACCGAGGCCGGATGGCAGACCATGCTCAACGCCATCGAACAGCATCAGGACAAGACCTGCGTCATCAATGCCGGCGCCCGCGACAACGACGCCATGCGTCGCTATGGCGACTATCTCCACCGCGGCGCCGAAGCCCTTGCCATCCCGCTCGCCATCGCCTGGGTGATCAACGACGAGCGCGACAGCCTCCTCGCCCTGCGGGATTTCATGGAGGGCTATCCTGGGCGCGTCGACGTCATCGGCAACCGTTTCTTCGACGAGGCCGGCAGCTTCGCCGTCTATCGCGACAGCAGGATCCGCGCCGAGATCGAGGCCCGCGGCGGCACGCTCCGCCCCTTCCCCATCCTGCCCCGACCGCTCGCCACCGCAATCAAGACCGATCGCCGCTCCCCCGCCGCCATCCTTGCCCAGGCCCCGCTGTTCGAACGCATCGCCCTCGAAAAATGGCGCACCGATTGCGCCGAGGCTTTTGCCCCCCTCCTCGAGGCTCAACCGCTCACCACCGCCCGGGCCTGA